The DNA window GAAAGCAGACATTAATTTGTAGAAAATGGAGATATGCTTCCTGATCATAACAAATGGCTTAGGCAGACAGGATGTTAGGAATGTATAGAATTTTTTTCAACCGGTATCCTCCATTATGTCATTTGAAGTTAGAATCATTCTATTAATAAATTGGAGAATAAGTTACGCATCtcgtgacattttttttacaatacattatcttttatatgtttattaaactTTACAAATGTTCTCCCATATCTTGAATAAAATTCATAAATTAGTTATTACTGTTCCTGCAGTTGTTATTTGGAAGATGATCACTAGATCATTTTCTAATCATTGCCGATGATGGTTTTTACTTTTGCCCTTTACTATAATTGGATCACTAATTTcagaaacaattttaaacactTCTTAAGTATTGTTGTATGTAGATGGTATTCTATTTATTACACTTAATAAACAATCCATAAATGAAAGGATGATATATTGGTACATGTAAGAACAAGTTCTAATCAAACAATATTTGTGTAATCAAACAAAAGGCAGGTACTTTACTTGCCAGCAGATGAATTACAATAACCACGGAGCTCTTGGATCTTTTTATTGAGTTAATAAGTGTACTTTACTTGTTTATTCTATGTAAGAGAAATAACAATGGTCAGTTCTTCTTGTAAGAGTAAATATGACAAAATCTACAAACATAAAAGCCAAAATCTATTTATCtgtttatagatagatagatagatagacagacaggtAAATAGATGCATGATACATCAAGTAAAACTgaaggtaataaaaaatgaactagCTAAGTTTACAAATTACTCTTTATGTAAAGTTTATCACTTCTGCTTGGTTTTCTGAGCAAAGAAGCTCAGATCTTTTCAATCACTATGCAAGAAATAAACTTGGAAATAAATTGCTCTCTAACCTATATTATACTGTTAGATATCTGTAATAAGTTACACCAGAAAGTTTTTTCTACCTAAATTGACTTTGTCATGAGAAAGGTTTAGGGGCCCCCTTTACTGGtcctttgaaaatgctagttgcctgattGTGTCTAACTTCATTTTTTGGATTGTAGACATGAAACAAACATACTGAAGCATTAGAACAATTCTATAAAATTCTTCTATAATTCTATATTTTCCTGCTTGTTCCTATTTAGACACTCAAAAAGCACTGAAGAAAAAGCACAGGCTGGACAAccagaaattaacattttaacattctcAAATAAGTGTTCAGCTGTGGTATTCTCCATACTTTTCACTTAACagatttacttaaaaataaacaaaaacacaaacaagccagaaaaaaaaaaacaatataaacagctGGACCCCTGGACAATGGTAGACAGGCTGCTATTTGTTCATTTTAAGCTTTTAAACAATTAGTTAAGAGAGCAAACTCCTCATTTTCTGATATTCCTGTTCACTAGGAAATGATGATTTGTAACTTTGAAATCTGATTAAAGGAATCACAGCCACACTGCATCTCCTCCGGCATACACCCTTTGTAGACATTCTGTTTTGCAATCCATCAAGACCATCAAATGATAACCTTCTGTTTTTACCTCTTCTTTTTGCCTGTAcctcatttttcctgttttcttctgTATCAGTCTTGGGGATTTTGggatatctttttatatttgaaGGCAAAAGTCTGGCTTTTGGGTAGTATGAAGAACTCAGCTGTATTTCAAGTATTGCAGTCAGTCTCTTTTTGTCTTCTTTCCAGGTATAGTCAGGTGAACTCTCCTGGATTCCTTTTTGCTTTTGAGTGTTGTTGTGCTTTGTGTTCTTCTGTAGTGTTGGAAGAGAGTTTGTGGATATTTGAGTCCTGCTTTTGGGAAGATTTTTCGGGTTACTGTAGAATTTTACTCTTTTGTCCCAGAGACTTGCTGAAAATGGTTTATAAGGCAACAATAACTGTGTTCTGTTGACATTTTCACGAGAACATTTATTGCTAAGAATGTGTTTAGTGTAGTCATGGgtatttggtttttgtttttgctttgaagTCGGGCATTGAATAGGAATATTCAAATTGATATTTTCTCCAGGCACTTCTGTGTCCAAACAATACTTTTTTGAAACTTTATTTACCATTGTTGTAATATTGGGGATTCCACAGTGAGCTGCATACCACATTGCTGTGTGGCTCCATTTATCAGTGTGATTCAGATTATAGTCCAGTGCATCAAGGAAAAGCTTTACAAGATTATCTCTCCCATACATGATAGCATACATCAGTGCATTTCGGCCTACCTTGTCACACAAGCCTACTTTTGCTCCATAGGTAAGCAGCAGCCTGGCCGATCCTAAAGCCCAATTCTCTCCATCGTGAAGACAGCAGTTTATCAAAGCAGTACGACTCTCCTTGTCTTGCATGTTAACATTAGTTCCAGACTCCAGCAGGTTTCTTAGAAGGTTGAAATCTCCTTTCATTAATGCCATGTTAACATCCGGGATTGGTAACATCTTTAGCCAAGCACAGATATTGTATATTACTCAGTTGAAATGACATGAGCCTGCTCAGCTGTTCATTCAGCTCCGTAACAGAGTTATATTGTTAAACTGTTATTGATGTGGCCTCTTTTGTGTCACCAGGAGAGCTGCAATATCTCCAATGTAATTGATACTGTAGGGAGGGGTTTGTTGACAGAAAATCTTTGACTTGTATTGAACACACAGTTATGTTCGGCAGTTGACAATACAAATGTTTGACTGTTAATAATGCTCCTGTACAAACGAATATTTAGAACGTTTAAGAAAATACTTGCTAAAAATTTGCACCCTATATGGTAATAGGGGAAACAAAGACAATAATTCTACATCATAAATTAGTTAATGGAAGTGCAGGAACCTTTTGTCAACCATCTTTCACTAAGCGAACTTCAGTAAATTGTAATCTAAtctgtttttatggtttttacatttgttgaacacatttaaattttaaaatattgtcttCAATCATGGTTTTCTGTGCAGGAGCCTGCTGTGATAAAAAAACAGTCATTGCTGCACTGGCTTCTTATGTAGGGTGGTTGGTTTTGTTTCCACCATTCAGTCATTTTCttcaggcagcctgtagtggatGGACCTGTTGGGTTCCACCCAAAGCTCTCCAAACACGCTATGTAGCTACAGGATAATATATGGTTTTGTAAAGGCCTTTAaagcacacaaagtggatttatttGCTTTGTGCCTGTTGAGGGGtataattaaatgaaataatcTTTGCCTGGAG is part of the Pyxicephalus adspersus chromosome 3, UCB_Pads_2.0, whole genome shotgun sequence genome and encodes:
- the HEMGN gene encoding hemogen isoform X1; translation: MLPIPDVNMALMKGDFNLLRNLLESGTNVNMQDKESRTALINCCLHDGENWALGSARLLLTYGAKVGLCDKVGRNALMYAIMYGRDNLVKLFLDALDYNLNHTDKWSHTAMWYAAHCGIPNITTMVNKVSKKYCLDTEVPGENINLNIPIQCPTSKQKQKPNTHDYTKHILSNKCSRENVNRTQLLLPYKPFSASLWDKRVKFYSNPKNLPKSRTQISTNSLPTLQKNTKHNNTQKQKGIQESSPDYTWKEDKKRLTAILEIQLSSSYYPKARLLPSNIKRYPKIPKTDTEENRKNEVQAKRRGKNRRLSFDGLDGLQNRMSTKGVCRRRCSVAVIPLIRFQSYKSSFPSEQEYQKMRSLLS